A section of the Rhizophagus irregularis chromosome 16, complete sequence genome encodes:
- a CDS encoding mitochondrial 54S ribosomal protein uL1m gives MSLHIRSKQLFIQPNFIYLNNSLSNLKSFRFIEFINLKHPQIREYASKSKRRKKEKIMPSTALPLVDALDILKAYEITYPNRTLELHVKTRLEKGNSPVRGSVSLPKPISKKVAWLVFAKGKNAEEAKAAGAHTVGAEELIAEIAEGNFSVGNFDKCLSTTELYPLVTKIARILGPKMLMPMVKRGTVTDDIVETIKRMDDKLGFNSDKLGWIHTGIGKISWTTKEIQGNIQAILKEINELGKGQDSNKKAAFIEKIAINPNMGESIHLLDFKNLLDFPSVTIK, from the exons atgtctctACATATTCGTtctaaacaattatttatacaaccaaattttatttatttaaataattctttatcaaatcTTAAGTCTTTTCGTTtcatagaatttattaatttg aaaCATCCACAAATAAGGGAATATGCTTCAAAATcaaagagaagaaaaaaagaaaaaatcatgcCTTCAACAGCTCTTCCTTTAGTTGATGCGCTTGATATACTTAAG GCATATGAAATAACTTACCCGAATAGAACTTTAGAATTACACGTGAAAACCAGGctagaaaaaggaaattcgCCAGTCCGTGGTTCCGTGTCTTTACCAAAACCAATATCTAAAAAAGTAGCATGGCTGGTTTTTGCAAAg ggGAAGAATGCGGAAGAGGCCAAAGCTGCTGGAGCACATACTGTTGGTGCAGAAGAATTAATCGCAGAG ATAGCAGAAGGAAATTTTAGTGTtggaaattttgataaatgttTATCAACAACAGAATTATATCCTTTAGTAACAAAAATTGCAAGAATTTTAGGACCAAAAATGTTAATGCCTATGGTGAAAAGAGGTACTGTTACTGATGATATTGTTGAAACTATAAAGAGAATGGATGATAAACTTGGTTTTAATAGTGATAAACTTGGTTGGATTCATACTG gaaTTGGGAAAATTTCTTGGACAACTAAGGAAATACAAG GTAATATTCAAGCTATCCTGAAAGAGATAAATGAACTTGGCAAAGGTCaagattctaataaaaaag ctgcgtttattgaaaaaattgcaataaatccGAATATGGGAGAATCAATTCatttacttgattttaaaaatctctTAGATTTCCCATCAGTTACAATTAAGTAA
- a CDS encoding uncharacterized protein (MEROPS:MER0011785) — MASVSSASSIVIPPAPSPYIRFASLRHWYSRSEQTSEAAEARLLSRLAYFTLGGKTLGTPADSKTTAKVGLVDLDGDGIRKINTLVIDQKGNDFAIDNGSISSLLSSSKTDSHTTSEEQQLGFTHVPQTDLKVQSNTTTVNESKNSSIKNLVMCHGFGAGLGFFYRNYHGLSQVPGWRIYSIDWLGMGRSSRPKFIIKEKEVDKYVEETEKFFVDSLEKWREIHQIDKMTLLGHSLGGYLAAVYALKYPKHVERLILVSPVGIPRNPQNDPEFYNSDGRGVRQIPGWVSRLWNAHFTPQLILRCLGPFGPSLVSKYTTRRFSHLEEVDQLDLHDYIYHISTATGSGEYSVTRLLEPGAYARNPLIDRLHEIKMPTTFLYGEHDWMDFRAAEKAKKLMNVPVRIERIPDAGHHLYLDNPIDFNRAVIEEMLEVSNISKLNYLSL; from the exons atggcTAGTGTATCTTCTGCCTCATCAATTGTTATTCCACCTGCACC TTCTCCTTATATTAGGTTCGCATCGCTAAGACATTGGTATTCACGCTCAGAACAAACATCTGAAGCAGCCGAAGCACGTTTATTATCACGTTTAGCATATTTTACATTAGGAGGTAAAACATTAGGTACACCAGCTGATTCAAAAACAACAGCAAAAGTAGGATTGGTCGATTTAGATGGTGATGGAATAAGAAAGATTAATACATTAGTTATAGATCAAAAAGGTAACGACTTTGCAATCGACAATGGATCAATTTCATCCTTACTCTCTTCATCAAAAACTGACTCGCATACAACAAGTGAAGAACAACAACTTGGATTTACTCATGTACCACAAACTGATTTGAAAGTGCAATCAAACACGACTACAGTAAACGAAAGTAAAAATTCTTcgataaagaatttagtcaTGTGTCATGGTTTTGGAGCGGgacttggatttttttatagaaattatcATGGATTAAGTCAAGTACCGGGATGGAGAATATATAGTATAGATTGGTTGGGTATGGGTAGAAGTTCTCGaccaaaattcattataaaagaaaaagaagttgATAAATATGTTGAGGaaaccgaaaaattttttgttgattctttagaaaaatggagagaaattcatcaaattgATAAAATGACCTTATTGGGACATAGTTTAGGTGGTTATTTAGCAGCAGTTTATGCTTTAAAATATCCTAAACATGTAGAAAGACTTATATTGGTTTCACCAGTTGGTATACCAAGAAATCCACAAAATGATccagaattttataattctgatGGTCGCGGTGTAAGACAAATTCCTGGATGGGTATCACGACTATGGAATGCACATTTCACTCCACAATTAATATTACGTTGTTTAGGTCCATTTGGGCCATCTCTTGTATCAAAATATACAACGAGGAGATTTTCACATCTTGAGGAAGTAGATCAATTAGATTTACATGATTACATTTACCATATTTCCACAGCTACAGGTAGTGGGGAATATTCCGTCACAAGATTACTTGAACCCGGTGCTTACGCTCGTAATCCATTAATTGATAGATTACATGAGATTAAAATGCCTACTACATTTTTATACGGTGAACATGACTGGATGGACTTTCGTGCTGCCGAAAAggctaaaaaattaatgaatgtaCCTGTTAGAATTGAAAGAATACCAGATGCTGGACATCATCTTTATCTTGACAATCCTATTGATTTTAATAGAGCTGTTATTGAAGAAATGCTTGAAGTGTCTAATATTAGCaagctaaattatttatcattatag